In Blattabacterium cuenoti, the following proteins share a genomic window:
- the carB gene encoding carbamoyl-phosphate synthase (glutamine-hydrolyzing) large subunit: protein MKIEKVLILGSGALKIGEAGEFDYSGTQALKALKEEGIYTILINPNIATVQTSKEIADKVYFLPLTSFFIESVIDKEKPQGILLSFGGQTALNCGIKLFKEGIIKKYKIKVLGTPIQSIIDSEDRKLFRNKLTDINIKTAKSFVVHSIDDAIYYSLEIGFPIIIRSAYTLGGLGSGLANSVNDLKRIVGKAFSYSSQVIVEEYLEGWKEIEYEIVRDKYDNCISVCNMENFDPIGIHTGESIVVAPSQTLTNYEYYNLRKLAIHIARTFNIVGECNVQFALDSKSEDYRVIEVNARLSRSSALASKATGYPLAFVAAKLSVGYGLHELKNYVTKNTSAFFEPALDYVVCKIPRWDLNKFYGVSNRIGSSMKSVGEVMSIGGSFEEALQKGIRMLDIGKQGFINVNKKKLESKELLKEYLRKPTDQRIFFLEEALEEGFSIKEIHDLTKIDPWFLSQLENIFQTKKEIDSFNNWIDLPKELLLKAKKEGFSDMQIANLFFKRKENNIMNIYDLEKKIRTYRKEKNIVPYVRQIDTLASEYPACTNYLYLTYHSIQHDIIYEIDEKSVITLGSGVYRIGSSVEFDWCCVNTLNTIKKESYRSIMINYNPETVSTDFDICDRLYFEELTLERVLDIIELETPKGTIVSMGGQIPNNLVLKLYENKVKILGTSPISIDKVENRYKFSNVMDSLGIEQPRWKELSDVDTILQFVKEVDFPILVRPSYVLSGADMNVISNQEELKHYLHKNKESVSSEHPLVITEFIRNAKEVELDAVSQDGKILYYAISEHVEFAGVHSGDATLVYPPHNIYLSTLKEILSISKKISNYFNISGPFNIQFLSKENKVKVIECNLRASRSFPFVSKVSNFNMIDLATQVLLGKKKEKTEPNFFTKNFLGIKASQFSFSRLQDADPILGVDMASTGEVGCLGNTFDEALLKSMISVGYTIPKKNILISGGPIDSKLDLLEEIKLLHHKGYVLFATAGTNSFLSDNSIPSIKVHWPNVKKYSNVIELIKNKKLDLIINIPKNLSRSELDNDYSIRRYAVDFNIPLLTNTRLAKAFIQAFCSLSIEQLLIKSWDEYK from the coding sequence ATGAAAATAGAAAAAGTACTCATCCTGGGATCAGGTGCATTAAAAATAGGAGAAGCAGGTGAATTTGATTATTCTGGGACACAGGCATTAAAAGCTCTTAAAGAAGAGGGCATTTATACAATATTAATTAATCCAAATATAGCTACTGTTCAAACCTCGAAAGAGATTGCTGATAAAGTTTATTTTCTACCACTAACTTCATTTTTTATTGAAAGTGTTATTGATAAGGAAAAACCGCAAGGAATATTACTATCTTTTGGTGGTCAAACAGCATTAAATTGTGGAATTAAACTTTTTAAAGAAGGAATTATAAAAAAATATAAAATAAAAGTTTTAGGAACCCCTATTCAATCCATTATTGATAGTGAAGATAGAAAATTATTTAGAAATAAATTAACTGATATTAATATAAAAACAGCAAAAAGTTTTGTGGTTCATTCTATAGATGACGCTATTTATTATTCATTGGAAATAGGATTTCCCATTATTATCAGATCCGCTTATACACTGGGAGGTTTAGGAAGTGGATTAGCAAACAGTGTTAATGATTTGAAAAGAATAGTAGGAAAAGCTTTTTCTTATTCTTCTCAAGTGATTGTAGAAGAATATTTAGAAGGGTGGAAAGAGATTGAATATGAAATAGTTAGAGATAAATACGACAATTGTATTTCTGTATGTAATATGGAAAATTTTGATCCTATAGGTATTCATACAGGAGAAAGCATAGTAGTAGCCCCTTCACAAACTTTAACAAATTATGAATATTATAACTTAAGAAAATTAGCTATACATATAGCTAGAACTTTTAATATAGTTGGAGAATGCAATGTTCAATTTGCATTAGACTCTAAATCTGAAGATTATCGTGTAATAGAAGTTAACGCTCGTCTTTCTCGTTCAAGCGCTCTTGCTTCTAAGGCTACTGGTTATCCATTAGCTTTTGTAGCGGCAAAATTATCCGTAGGATATGGATTACATGAATTAAAAAATTATGTTACTAAAAACACTTCTGCTTTTTTTGAACCTGCGTTAGATTATGTTGTTTGTAAAATTCCAAGATGGGATCTAAATAAATTTTATGGAGTTTCCAATAGAATTGGAAGTAGTATGAAAAGTGTTGGTGAAGTAATGTCTATTGGAGGCTCTTTTGAAGAAGCCTTACAGAAAGGAATTCGTATGTTAGATATAGGTAAACAAGGATTCATAAATGTAAATAAAAAAAAACTTGAATCAAAAGAATTATTGAAAGAGTATCTAAGAAAACCTACAGATCAAAGAATTTTCTTTTTAGAGGAAGCTTTAGAAGAAGGTTTTTCTATTAAAGAAATACATGATTTAACAAAAATAGATCCATGGTTTCTGTCTCAACTTGAGAATATATTCCAAACAAAAAAAGAAATAGATTCTTTTAATAATTGGATAGATTTACCAAAAGAGTTATTACTAAAAGCAAAAAAAGAAGGTTTTTCTGATATGCAAATAGCTAATCTATTTTTTAAGAGAAAAGAGAATAATATAATGAATATTTATGATTTAGAGAAAAAAATTAGAACATATAGAAAAGAAAAAAATATAGTTCCTTATGTAAGACAAATTGATACTTTAGCTTCTGAATATCCAGCATGTACAAATTATTTGTATTTAACATATCATTCTATTCAACATGATATTATTTATGAAATAGATGAGAAATCTGTAATAACATTGGGATCTGGCGTTTATAGAATAGGAAGTAGCGTTGAGTTTGATTGGTGTTGTGTAAATACTTTGAACACTATAAAGAAAGAATCTTACAGATCAATAATGATTAATTATAATCCGGAAACAGTAAGTACAGATTTTGACATTTGTGATAGATTATATTTTGAAGAATTAACCTTGGAACGTGTATTAGATATTATAGAATTAGAAACTCCGAAAGGAACAATTGTATCTATGGGAGGACAAATTCCTAATAATTTAGTTTTAAAACTTTATGAGAATAAAGTAAAAATTTTAGGAACATCTCCTATATCCATAGATAAAGTAGAAAATAGATATAAATTTTCTAATGTGATGGACTCTTTGGGTATCGAACAACCTAGGTGGAAAGAATTATCGGATGTAGACACAATTTTACAGTTTGTAAAAGAAGTTGATTTTCCTATTTTAGTTAGACCTTCTTATGTACTTTCAGGTGCAGATATGAATGTTATTTCTAATCAAGAAGAACTGAAACATTATCTTCATAAAAATAAAGAATCAGTTTCTTCCGAACATCCATTGGTTATTACAGAATTTATAAGAAATGCTAAAGAAGTTGAATTAGACGCAGTTTCTCAAGATGGAAAAATATTATATTATGCTATATCAGAACATGTAGAATTTGCAGGAGTACACTCCGGAGATGCAACATTGGTATATCCTCCACATAATATTTATTTATCTACATTGAAGGAAATACTTTCTATTTCTAAAAAAATATCAAATTATTTTAACATATCAGGCCCTTTTAATATTCAATTTCTATCTAAGGAGAATAAAGTAAAAGTTATTGAATGTAATTTAAGAGCATCTAGAAGTTTTCCTTTTGTATCTAAAGTTTCTAACTTCAACATGATTGATTTAGCAACTCAAGTTCTTCTTGGAAAAAAGAAAGAAAAAACTGAACCTAATTTTTTTACCAAAAATTTTCTAGGAATAAAAGCTTCTCAATTTTCTTTCTCTCGTTTACAAGATGCAGACCCAATTTTAGGTGTAGATATGGCTTCTACAGGAGAAGTAGGATGTTTAGGAAATACTTTCGATGAAGCTCTTTTAAAATCTATGATTTCTGTTGGTTATACGATACCTAAGAAAAATATTTTGATATCTGGTGGTCCAATTGATTCTAAGTTAGATCTTTTAGAAGAAATAAAACTTTTACATCATAAAGGATATGTATTATTTGCTACAGCAGGAACTAATAGTTTTTTATCAGATAATAGCATTCCATCTATCAAAGTTCATTGGCCTAATGTTAAAAAATATTCAAATGTTATTGAATTGATTAAGAATAAAAAATTAGATCTTATTATCAATATACCAAAAAATTTAAGTAGATCAGAATTAGATAATGATTATTCAATAAGACGTTATGCAGTAGATTTTAATATTCCTCTATTGACTAATACACGTTTAGCAAAGGCTTTTATACAAGCTTTTTGTTCTTTATCTATAGAACAACTGCTTATAAAATCTTGGGATGAATATAAATAA
- the carA gene encoding glutamine-hydrolyzing carbamoyl-phosphate synthase small subunit, producing the protein MENKKIMRMRRGVLVLEDGTIYDAYHFGAPVSSSGEVVFNTAMTGYTESITDPSYKGQILTFTYPIIGTYGVPYSSYKEKISEFYESDKIQVSGLLVSYYSNHPYHWNMNLSLSEWLYKNGIPGLYGVDTRYIAKKLRENGGSMLGKILMKEEKDNHNFYDPNEENLSKKVSTNKIIVYGNGKHKILIVDFGLKNNILRCLLQRDCTVVRVPWDYDFTNEEYDGLILSNGPGNPEIYEKPIHYIRIVMKKERPIPIFGICLGNQLLGIAAGGDTYKLKYAHRGHNQPVISLQTRRSFITSQNHGYVLDTKNISDKWKIFFKNLNDNTCEGIIHNDKPFFSVQFHPEASGGPTDTEFLFDFFINSIVKNK; encoded by the coding sequence ATGGAAAATAAAAAAATAATGAGAATGAGAAGAGGAGTTCTTGTATTGGAAGATGGGACAATTTATGACGCTTATCATTTTGGAGCTCCAGTATCGTCTTCCGGAGAGGTTGTATTTAATACAGCTATGACTGGTTATACAGAAAGTATAACAGATCCATCTTACAAAGGGCAAATTTTAACTTTTACTTATCCAATAATAGGAACTTATGGAGTTCCGTATTCTTCTTATAAGGAAAAAATTAGCGAATTTTATGAATCGGATAAAATTCAAGTTTCTGGACTACTTGTTTCTTATTACTCCAATCATCCATATCATTGGAATATGAATTTATCCTTATCTGAATGGTTATATAAAAATGGAATTCCTGGTTTATATGGTGTAGATACAAGATATATTGCTAAAAAACTAAGAGAAAATGGAGGCTCTATGTTGGGAAAAATATTAATGAAAGAAGAAAAAGATAACCATAATTTTTATGACCCTAATGAGGAGAATCTTTCTAAAAAAGTATCTACAAATAAAATAATTGTTTATGGAAATGGAAAACATAAAATACTAATTGTAGATTTTGGATTGAAAAATAATATTTTACGTTGTCTCTTACAAAGAGATTGTACTGTTGTAAGGGTCCCTTGGGATTATGATTTTACTAATGAAGAATATGATGGGTTAATTCTTTCTAATGGACCTGGAAATCCAGAAATTTATGAAAAACCTATACATTATATTCGTATAGTTATGAAAAAAGAACGTCCTATCCCAATATTTGGAATATGTCTAGGAAATCAACTTCTAGGGATTGCTGCTGGAGGAGATACTTACAAATTAAAATATGCACATAGAGGACATAATCAACCAGTTATATCATTACAAACTAGAAGGAGTTTTATTACTTCACAAAATCATGGTTATGTATTGGATACTAAAAATATTTCTGATAAATGGAAAATATTTTTTAAAAATTTAAATGATAATACTTGTGAAGGAATCATTCATAATGATAAACCTTTTTTTTCGGTACAGTTTCATCCAGAAGCTTCAGGAGGGCCTACAGATACCGAATTTCTATTCGATTTTTTTATCAACTCAATTGTTAAAAACAAATAA
- a CDS encoding aspartate aminotransferase family protein, whose translation MKLFDVYPILDIELNKSTGVYVFDIHGNKYLDFYGGHAVISIGHSHPYYVKALTEQIHKICYYSNSVFISQKNKLAKLLGSISGYENYSLFICNSGSESNENALKIASFHTGKKKVIAFKGSFHGRTSGSVSVTDNYKIVSPFNAQHETIFHDYKDLDILEEKLKNRDICALIIEGIQGISGIIDPGFDFFCNVWALCKKYDTIFIIDEIQSGYGRTGDFFSHQLYPIQPDLITVAKGMGNGFPIGGVLIHPKFKPYYGMLGTTFGGNHLACTAGISVLEIIKKENLIENAKKMGEILLQELRLIPRIKEVRGRGLMLGLKFDFPIHDLKNILIYKEKVFVGISNNPYVIRLLPPMSININHIKLFIKKLRNALVYLDKKNGK comes from the coding sequence ATGAAATTATTTGACGTATATCCTATTCTAGATATAGAATTAAACAAAAGTACTGGAGTATATGTTTTCGATATACATGGAAATAAATATCTAGATTTTTATGGGGGACATGCTGTTATTTCTATTGGGCATTCCCATCCATATTATGTAAAAGCTTTAACAGAGCAAATACATAAAATTTGTTATTATTCTAATAGTGTTTTTATTTCTCAAAAAAATAAACTAGCTAAGTTACTTGGAAGTATTTCAGGATATGAAAATTATTCCTTATTTATATGTAATTCTGGAAGTGAATCTAATGAAAATGCATTAAAAATTGCTTCTTTTCATACTGGTAAAAAAAAAGTCATTGCGTTTAAAGGCTCTTTTCATGGAAGAACAAGTGGTAGTGTATCTGTCACAGATAATTACAAAATAGTTTCTCCTTTTAATGCACAACATGAAACAATATTTCATGATTATAAGGATTTGGATATTTTAGAAGAAAAATTAAAAAATAGAGATATTTGTGCTTTAATCATTGAAGGAATTCAAGGTATATCTGGAATTATAGATCCAGGATTCGATTTTTTCTGTAATGTTTGGGCTCTTTGCAAAAAGTATGATACAATTTTTATTATTGATGAAATCCAAAGTGGATATGGAAGAACTGGTGATTTTTTTTCTCATCAATTATATCCTATACAACCTGATTTAATTACTGTAGCTAAGGGAATGGGTAACGGATTTCCTATAGGAGGAGTTTTAATCCATCCTAAATTCAAACCGTATTATGGAATGTTAGGAACTACTTTTGGAGGAAATCATTTAGCTTGCACAGCTGGAATTTCTGTTTTAGAAATTATAAAAAAAGAAAATTTAATTGAAAATGCAAAAAAAATGGGAGAAATATTGTTACAAGAATTACGACTAATTCCAAGGATTAAGGAGGTTAGGGGAAGAGGCCTTATGCTAGGTTTGAAATTCGATTTTCCTATTCATGATCTAAAAAATATTTTAATTTACAAAGAAAAAGTGTTTGTTGGAATATCCAATAATCCATATGTAATACGATTACTCCCTCCAATGAGTATAAACATAAATCATATAAAATTATTTATTAAAAAGTTAAGGAATGCCTTAGTATATCTAGATAAAAAAAATGGAAAATAA